The sequence below is a genomic window from Pongo abelii isolate AG06213 chromosome 15, NHGRI_mPonAbe1-v2.0_pri, whole genome shotgun sequence.
AGATTTGCAAGTCAAATCAAGCCTGCAAACACAGTAGAAGATGGACTGGAAACCAGAGGCCGGAAGGCCAGTAAGGAGGATTACAGTAGTCTTCATAAGAGATATTGAGAGGCTAAAACAGAGGATGAAAAAGTAGCAATGATATGAAAGATATTTAGAAACAAGACTATCAGGCACATGGGTGACAAACTTCTAATCTCTTGGATAACAGTTATGGGAGATAATATTAGGATCCACAGATCTGATGGATAATTCCAAAAGAAATGCTGGACCCTAGTCCACAACAGTCCAATAGCTCCCATGAGACAGAAAACTCTGGACTAGGCCTCCTTGCCTTACAGATTCAAACTGGTTTTGAATTTGTAAactaggaaaaacaaaactattttttaagacaaaattaCCTCATATAGATTAGAGAACAGAACAGATGAAAGTTGGGAAATGACTTAAAACTTGTTTCAAGACCAAAGACTTATTTTGAGGACTGTCTTAATGTTTTCTACTTATCCCTCCTAAATAGCACTTTAAATGAGCACAGCTTTCAGTTGGgcaaaaaaggaaactaaaggGTTGCCAACACTGGAATATAACTCTAAAAAAGGGACAGATGTCCTCTTCTAGAGATATCTAACTACAAGATAAACAGCTACTGAGGATGTTTGAAATCTCtctgaaataggaaaaatattctACCTCTGAGGTCCTTTTAAAGCCAATATATTATACTCTGataatccaaaaaacaaaacaaaaaaaagatctcTCAATGGCTACTTTCTACCTCTGGTTCCTTCTTGAAACCATGGGTAAGTCTCTCAGCTAGGAGGGAATAGAATAAAACAGACCATTTTCATACCATTAGGCCCAATAACAACAGGTTTTTTAAAGGTTTGGTAGCGTTCTGAATTGGTTTAAAATGTACTGGTCAATTTCCAAAGAGCATATGCTAAACTAACACATGCAGAGGGAATAGAAGAGAATAGactgcccaaaaaaaaaaaaaatagggaagaTTAAAGAACATTTCCCTCCAATTCATCCTACATGCTAAcaccaattttaaatcttttcctttctttaaaaaagcatCCTCAGAGCCgcccgcagtggctcatgcctgtaatccccgcactttgggaggctgaggcgggcaaatcacgaggtctggagatcaagaccatcctggctaacacgatgaaaccctgtctctactaaaaatacaaaaacttagctgggtgtggtggcgggcgcctgtagtcccagctactcaggaggctgaggcaggagaatggcgtgaacccaggaggcggagcttgcagtgagccgagatggcgccaccgcactctagcctgggggacagagcgagactccatctcacaaaaaaaaaaaaaaaaaagcatcctcaGAAGCTTTACTATTACCTAcaggataaagtccaaattcctggccgggcgcagtggctcacgcctgtaatcccagcactttgggaggcagaggcaggtggatcacctgaggtcaggagtttgagaccagcctgaccaacatggagaaactccgtctctactaaaaatacaaaattagccaggcatggtggcgcatgcctgtaatcccagctacttgggaggctgaggcaagagaattgcttaaacctgggagacagaggttgcagtgaatcgagatcacgccattgcactccagcctgggaaaaaagagcaaaactccatctcaaaaaaaaaaaaaaaaaaagtccaaattcCTTGGCCTGGCATTCAAACATCTAGCACCCAGCACTACCTAATCCTTCAACAGTATATCCTACATTTCCCTCTCTCCCAGCTCACTGGACTCCTCCATTCTCTTGCAACAGGAAACTCCACAGGAAAGTTAGAAACCCCAgcaccataaaaaggaacaaggctACCTTTGCcaacaatcaaaacaaaggatAAGCATCCAAATTTCCCATTAAAACCAGCCTCCAGTTGACAATCTAGGCTAACAAATAGCAGAAGAGGCAGGATTTAGGAAAGTCAATGCTGTCAAAAGAAGGGTAAATCATACCCTTCTGTGGCAATTAAGAATTATCATGAATCCCTTCTTTTCCTGAAGTTGCTTTCATTTCTCTAGCTCTATTACCTGTTATCTAATAGATCTGGAAATCCTAATCCCCCTTATTAGCCCCATTATTAATATGCCCTTTTACTAGGTTTTTCTTCCATCACAAGCCACCTAGTACCCATTGGAGAGGAGAAAGGCAGTCCAGTCTGCCAATTCAATTTCAGCCACAACAGGCTCAAAAACAGGCCTTGGCATAAGTGAAAGTCATTTGCTCAAAAAACCTTCTGGCTTTATTACACTAATAATCTGTAACTCTAGTCCATGCCCACTCTTCAGCAAACCACATTCTTCAACGCATCCATGAAAAATCATTCTAAACCCTAGAGGCTTATAAAGGCAGGGTGACTTCCACATGGAGAAGGcatcttttttaaaatcagctttcaGACCCTGCCTTGCTCCTACTCTTCCAGACCTGGaaacaaaaacatcaaacaaAATTAATCAGAAGTTCTCATCAAGGTTCCTTCTCCGGGCTGGCTAATAAAAACATTTAGTACTGTGGCAAAGGGTGTTGGGTGGGTGGTGGTGAATACTTAGAGCAAAGAAGGTAGTGCATCTGGTCGGATCATGGTTAACACATCCTGAAGGCAAGGATGCCACCACAGACAACCAGGTCTTGGTCATCTAGGACAAAAGTCAAAGATGGTAACTAAATATCCAATCAAAAGGCTAATCTGCAACTTTAGTACACAAGTCATTAGATCCTCAGGCCTGTTTTAAATTCTAAGAAGTATCTCTGGTGTGTCAGAACTAACAATGTAAATGTACAAAAAGCATTCTATAGGTCTGTAACTTTAAGCACAGCACCACTGTCTCcagactttgtttttgtttttttgttttttttttgaggctgagtctcactctcacccaagctgaagtgcaatggcacgatctcggctcactacaacctccacctcccgggttcaagcggttctgcctcagcctcccgagtagctgggattacaggcgtgtgccaccatgcctggctaatttatgtacttccagtagagatggggtttcaccatgttggccaggctggtcttgaactcctgacctcaagtgatctgcctacctcggcctcccaaagtactgggattacaggcatgagccactgtgccaggcctccaGACAATTCCAATGCTGTATTTTGTTTGTACCCCAACTAGACCATAAACTCTTTAAGGATAAAGAACATGTGCCTGATGTATCCCCAAAGCTTTTACCATAATGCCTCATATTGGACTGAAAATACAACTGATGACCTGACTGATGATCACACTGAAAAGAAACCATGAATGCTGGCATGTTTTCAAAGTCAAAGTAGCAGGTGATACCAGTGATACCAGTGATACCACGCCTGTTTTCAGTATTCACTGAATCCCCGTTGGGCAAGAAAAGtcagattttaacaaaaattgATGGAGACACTTCTCGCTAAATATAGCGTCTACAAGGTTACCAAATCctggaatcaaaaggaaaaataaagctaaaatagAATTATGTGAACAAAAATTGGGTTCAGGACAGTGAACTAACAGCTtcctcaacaagaaaaaaagtagtAGCAGCTAAAAGGCAAAATCAAGTAAAGGATGATTCAACAAGAAAAGCACCAGTATTTATATTCTTTGCACTTTCATTGAAACGTTTCACCGGAGATTGGTAGTGATTAGGCCAAGATGACAGAGATGATTCAAGGTTGGGTTTTTCATTTGAAAAGTCTACTAATTTTAGAGTTGTGTTAAACCTAAGTTAAAGTTGGAATAGGGTTTTCCCCGGACCAATATTAAGTGAAGTGGATCACCAGGTGGAGTAGCAGCACGAAGGTGGTTTCTTTAGACATTTAAGTCCAACTCCTACGCAGCCGTTCGGTATCAGGCATATAATCTAagctttctgagcctcaatttccccattcaCAAAAAAAAGGGCAATGCAGGCTCTTCTCATAACTTCAAGGGGGCGGTGGTCTGATATAGAGTACTATGAAAACAAAAGCAGCACACCAAAGTAACACATTACTATTATGATCACTTATAGAACCATTACCCGCTAGGATGAAACTCCCCACACAAGAGATGAAGCCCGAGAGAAAAGAGTTGAAGGGGAAGGTCCCCACGAGGAGACAGTAACCGAACTGCAGCGCCCCGGTCAGCAGTATATACAGCAGGTACGCGTCCAGCAACTTCAGACGCTGCGGAGTGGAGCTCAAGTACTCTTCTAAGAACCGCGAAATGACAGACACTACCGACGCCGACATAACTGCACGCAAGGTACTCCGGTCCGCGCGCCCCAAACTCTTAGAGGACCCGTCGACCACACCGGATGTGCTGTTTGCGCATGCGCACCCTCGTGACCTAACTCCGCCCTCCCCGGTGTACCAATTTGCGCAGGCGCTGAGGCCGGCCAGGGTGCGTAACAACTAATGCGCAGACGCGGACTGCAACAATAGACCCAACTACAACTCAGAAAAGTTAATGCGTCTGCGCAATGGCCCTATCAATGAGCTGGGGACGTGTactctttttgttctgtttccgCCCGTCAGCTCGGTGACGCCCACAGTTGCTCTGGCAACAAGACACACTGGGAGGAAGAGGGGAATAAGCTTTACTGGGGACCGCCTAGCTAACCAGAGGGATCCGGCTCTCTCTGGACCTTCTGAGTCCTGGAAGATTTAATGGTTTGCATCTACTTTGAGGCAATGCCTGGCGTTCCTGgggtttgataccagcctgaccctAATTCTGTTAAGGGAGCTGTCTGCAGATGTCTGTCACAGATCATTGGAACAAGTCAAGTTCATCCGCAGTGAGACCCGGCGGCCAATCACTGCGCAGGCCCCAGTTTAGACTTGGGAGAGTGAGTGGGTGTGGTGAGGGgcgggaggcagggaggaagccTGACCTCCGCAGGGTTCTGAACTGGAACTCGGGATCTGGCCCTGTAATGCCAACATTTATTGGGCGCCTCCTTGGGGCCCGACGTTGTACTAACTTGTAGGGACTCTCACGTGAATCAGATATATTTGCAGCCTTAAAAGAGCTGGTGAAGGGAGGGATAGCGGTCGAATATCGTGCAAAAAGCATATGGTCAAGTTTAGCAGCTCTCTTTCCGC
It includes:
- the DAD1 gene encoding dolichyl-diphosphooligosaccharide--protein glycosyltransferase subunit DAD1 (The RefSeq protein has 1 substitution compared to this genomic sequence) → MSASVVSVISRFLEEYLSSTPQRLKLLDAYLLYILLTGALQFGYCLLVGTFPFNSFLSGFISCVGSFILAVRLRIQINPQNKADFQGISPERAFADFLFASTILHLVVMNFVG